The DNA sequence GAGTTTGACATGATTGGCGGTTGCCTGAAAAGTCGGGAGCACATGGATGTGAGCATCCCGCTGTAGATCCAGCAATTCTTGCTGCCCCGGATTTGGATAAAGCCGCACGTTTTGATATGCACTCGCAGCTGTAATCAGATCCGGATGAGGGTCGGCCCCGGCGATGTAAAGCCGTTGTTCAGGTAAATGACTGAAGACCTCCTCGATCAGAAATAGACATGACTGCACATTGTCAGGCACGCTGAGATTGCCGTGGTACAGACTGAAGGCTCCGCTACCTATTTGGGAGGTAACTTGGTTTTGTGCATGGAAAATTGGGAGGTATTCCACGTCTTCAAATTTCTCGCTGTAATAATCGGTGGCTTTAGGAGAAGCAGTCAACAACGTATCTGCATAGGGGAGGGTGCCTTCAAAATGTTGAAGCTGTCTAGACTCAGCCAATAGAAATTTTTTCTGTAGATAAGAAGGCTCATGCTGAGCGAGTTGATAGCAGAACTCCCAATCGATGAATGGCAACCTGACGATTTTTTTACGGTTGGTAAAACCCGGATGACTCAGAAAATAGGTAGACGATAGTCCTTCAAATAAAATCGGAGAATCATCCATGAGCAACTGTTCGAGCATGCGCTGATCAGCCCGGGCTTTGACCGAGTGAGGGTACTGGACCGGCAATGTCCGCAGAAGGGATTTGATCGGATAGCAGGTAATCGACTGGGTGAGATCCTCCAGTTCGTACATGCGGTATGGTTCAGTGTCGAAATAGTGGAGATGAATCCTGACACCGGTAGCAGCTAAGTGCTTGATTTTGTAGAACATGTCGATCCGACTTCCAAATATGGCAGGAAGTGGCGGTTCATGAGCAATCACATGAAGGTGCATACGGCAAATTTCCTTACCTTTGGCACGTGTTTGGAAGGGCTGGCCAGTCGTTTTCGATTGTGAAATTTCGACGCTTTGCGATAACTGACCCTCCCGACCTTTCCCGATGTCAATTTGGGAAAAAAAAGAAAAAACTATCTATATTGAATCCTGATCTGTAGGATAGGAATTTTTAAACGAAAAAGCGAACATGCCCACAGTAACCATAGATGGCAAGGCGATAGAGTTTGAGGGCAGGCCCAAATCCCTGTTGCAATTCGCGCTCGATCACGATATCGAGATCCCTTATTTTTGCTACCACCCTGCGATGAGTTCTCCTACGAACTGTCGCATGTGCTTGGTGGAAGTAGGATTCCATGCCAGAGACCGTGCTACTGGGGAATTCCAGAACGATGAAGAAGGGAATCCCATTATCCAATGGGGAAGAAAACCCTCGACAGCCTGCAATACGCCTGTGGGCGATCGGATGTTTGTCAAAACCCATCGTACCTCTCCCACGATCAAGACCGCTCAGGAAGGGGTACTGGAATATATGTTGATCAACCACCCGCTCGATTGCCCCATTTGCGATCAGGCCGGTGAATGTCCGCTTCAGATCTGGACATACAAATACGGACGTGAAGGCTCTCGCTTCGAAAACCTCAAGGTCCACAAGAAAAAGCATGTCGAGCTTGGACCTCGGGTGATTCTGGATGAAGAGCGATGCATCAACTGTACGCGCTGCGTGCGATTCACCGAAGAGATTTCCAAATCCAATCAATTGACCATGATTGGGCGTGGAGACAGAAACCGTCCAGCGACTGCTCCGGGAATGTCCTTTGACGAGCCTTATTCCATGAATACCATCGACCTGTGTCCCGTCGGTGCTTTGACCTCCAAAGCCCACCGATTCAAGGCACGTGTCTGGGAAATGGCTTATTCTCCAGCGATCGACATGAACGACGCTACCGGTAGTAACATCTATGTCTGGGTGCGTGACAATAAAGTGATGCGTATTACCGCCCGGAAAAACTCCGAGGTGAATGAATACTGGATCCCTGACGCTTATCGACTCAATGTAGATTTCTACAATGAGAACCGTACCTCTGGGGTTACTGTCAAGGGGATGCCTGTTCCATTTGAAGATGGATTGAAGAAGGCTGCTCAAATCCTTCAAGGGGCCGGAAAAGATACGATGTTGTTGGGATCTGCCTACGCATCCTTGGAGAGCAACTTCGCGCTTAAGCAATTTGCTGAGCAGGTCGGTATTTC is a window from the Pontibacter sp. G13 genome containing:
- a CDS encoding 2Fe-2S iron-sulfur cluster-binding protein, whose protein sequence is MPTVTIDGKAIEFEGRPKSLLQFALDHDIEIPYFCYHPAMSSPTNCRMCLVEVGFHARDRATGEFQNDEEGNPIIQWGRKPSTACNTPVGDRMFVKTHRTSPTIKTAQEGVLEYMLINHPLDCPICDQAGECPLQIWTYKYGREGSRFENLKVHKKKHVELGPRVILDEERCINCTRCVRFTEEISKSNQLTMIGRGDRNRPATAPGMSFDEPYSMNTIDLCPVGALTSKAHRFKARVWEMAYSPAIDMNDATGSNIYVWVRDNKVMRITARKNSEVNEYWIPDAYRLNVDFYNENRTSGVTVKGMPVPFEDGLKKAAQILQGAGKDTMLLGSAYASLESNFALKQFAEQVGISKIYYIPHVEQGAGDGWLMNDDRTPNAAACEMLGFEALTIEEFKSKASKANALYALENDRALAELGDALDRMPVIAHSTHNSELYTKVDVLLPAALSIEGEGTFINAKGAAQVSKMARQIRQMTPEQWMSIPKSRLDKAAVAVDNWRNLENIFDVLPSWDLTSRVGRYMGFDLSYKEHRDIFAAAKREFEVLKDIKVSYKPSKEAFKFTQLEYAPRW